A window of Streptomyces gilvosporeus contains these coding sequences:
- a CDS encoding LysR family transcriptional regulator, whose product MELRQVRYFVMVAQELHFGRAAERLHIVQSAVSQQIRRLERELKAELFDRSARQVRLTPLGERFLPEARALLAAEERARAVVTGLAATRAGVLRVGTSTGMGVHLDRMLEALARLAPDTGVELVAAPAPERLERVAAGTLDAAFVRGDADDGGPAHARTTRGDSRADGREALGFVPLWQDPLVAAVPARHALASSPGTVALADLAEVPLILTGRRTNRPLVDLVLAACHDAGFTPLPGPRPGTLDNTLAAIGACGPADALWTVVYAAHAERLSTPRVAYLPFRNPGMELTTYLAVHRTDPQPGVELLLRACAAATDLDR is encoded by the coding sequence ATGGAACTCCGGCAGGTGCGGTATTTCGTCATGGTCGCGCAGGAGCTGCACTTCGGGCGGGCGGCGGAGCGGCTGCATATCGTGCAGTCCGCGGTGAGCCAGCAAATCCGGCGCCTGGAACGGGAGTTGAAGGCCGAACTGTTCGACCGGTCCGCGCGCCAGGTGCGGCTGACCCCGCTGGGCGAGCGGTTCCTGCCCGAGGCGAGGGCGCTGCTCGCCGCCGAGGAACGCGCCCGCGCGGTCGTCACCGGCCTGGCCGCCACCCGTGCGGGCGTGCTGCGCGTGGGGACCAGCACCGGGATGGGCGTCCACCTGGACCGGATGCTGGAAGCCCTGGCCCGGCTCGCCCCCGACACCGGCGTGGAACTGGTCGCCGCCCCGGCCCCCGAACGCCTGGAGCGGGTAGCGGCCGGCACGCTGGACGCGGCGTTCGTCCGGGGCGACGCGGACGACGGCGGCCCCGCCCACGCCCGTACGACGCGCGGGGACAGCCGCGCGGACGGTCGCGAGGCCCTCGGCTTCGTCCCGCTGTGGCAGGACCCCCTGGTGGCCGCCGTCCCGGCCCGCCACGCCCTCGCCTCCTCGCCCGGCACCGTCGCGCTGGCCGACCTGGCCGAGGTCCCCCTGATCCTGACCGGACGCCGCACCAACCGCCCCCTGGTCGACCTGGTCCTCGCCGCCTGCCACGACGCCGGTTTCACCCCCCTACCCGGCCCCCGTCCCGGCACCCTGGACAACACCCTGGCCGCCATCGGCGCCTGCGGCCCGGCCGACGCCCTGTGGACCGTCGTCTACGCCGCCCACGCCGAGCGGCTGAGCACCCCCCGGGTCGCCTACCTCCCCTTCCGCAACCCGGGCATGGAACTGACCACCTACCTCGCCGTCCACCGCACCGACCCCCAGCCCGGCGTCGAACTGCTGCTGCGCGCCTGCGCGGCGGCCACCGATCTCGATCGGTGA
- a CDS encoding AMP-binding protein — translation MRTPMTIADFLDRAELGFGDGPAVVDEPHQPAPPVPESTYGRFAERVRAWQAGLDALGVGEGERVAVASHNSARLLELLFAVPMSGRICVPVNFRLKPNEIDYMVRQSGSSVLLVDPELDDALSGVTARHRFVLGEQTDTELMRFGTAPRPWSHPDEEATATINYTSGTTARPKGVQLTHRNIWVNGLTFGLHTRVWERDVYLHTLPMFHCNGWGMPYVMAGLGVKQVVLRKVDGAEILRRVEEHGVTLMCGAPAVWNMVLDAAATWEGEIPGRDRVRIVCAGAPPPTKTIQRMEEELGWEFTQIYGLTETSPLLTFNRTRSADLDLPAEERARKLSRAGLPALGVQLRVSADGEVLARSNTVLGGYWDKPEETADVLEDGWFHTGDGGTLDAADGHLTISDRKKDVIITGGENVSSIEVEDTIFSHPAVAEVAVIGVPHEKWGETIKALVVLAEGAAADESDIIAHCKQRLAGYKAPTSVEFRDAIPRTATGKIQKFKLRRPYWSGLDRGVN, via the coding sequence ATGCGGACACCGATGACCATCGCGGACTTCCTCGACCGGGCCGAGCTGGGGTTCGGCGACGGCCCGGCCGTGGTCGACGAACCGCACCAGCCCGCCCCGCCGGTGCCCGAGTCGACCTACGGGCGGTTCGCCGAACGCGTCCGGGCCTGGCAGGCGGGGCTGGACGCCCTCGGTGTCGGGGAGGGTGAGCGGGTGGCGGTCGCCTCGCACAACTCCGCGCGGCTGCTGGAGCTGCTGTTCGCGGTGCCGATGAGCGGCCGCATCTGCGTGCCGGTGAACTTCCGCCTCAAGCCCAACGAAATCGACTACATGGTCCGGCAGAGCGGATCCTCGGTCCTCCTCGTCGACCCGGAGCTGGACGACGCGCTGTCCGGCGTCACCGCGCGCCACCGCTTCGTCCTCGGCGAGCAGACCGACACCGAGCTGATGCGCTTCGGCACCGCGCCGCGCCCTTGGTCGCACCCGGACGAGGAGGCCACCGCGACGATCAACTACACGTCGGGCACCACGGCCCGCCCCAAGGGCGTGCAGCTGACCCACCGCAACATCTGGGTCAACGGACTGACCTTCGGCCTGCACACCCGGGTCTGGGAGCGCGACGTCTATCTGCACACCCTGCCGATGTTCCACTGCAACGGCTGGGGCATGCCGTACGTGATGGCCGGTCTGGGCGTCAAGCAGGTGGTGCTGCGCAAGGTCGACGGCGCGGAGATCCTGCGACGCGTCGAGGAGCACGGCGTCACCCTCATGTGCGGCGCCCCGGCCGTGTGGAACATGGTGCTCGATGCGGCGGCGACCTGGGAGGGCGAGATCCCCGGCCGCGACCGCGTACGGATCGTCTGCGCCGGCGCCCCGCCGCCGACCAAGACCATCCAGCGCATGGAGGAGGAACTGGGCTGGGAGTTCACCCAGATCTACGGCCTGACGGAGACCTCGCCGCTGCTCACCTTCAACCGCACCCGGTCCGCCGACCTGGACCTCCCCGCCGAGGAGCGGGCCCGCAAACTCTCCCGCGCGGGCCTGCCCGCGCTCGGCGTCCAGCTGCGGGTGTCCGCCGACGGCGAGGTCCTGGCCCGCTCCAACACCGTGCTCGGCGGGTACTGGGACAAGCCCGAGGAGACCGCGGACGTCCTGGAGGACGGCTGGTTCCACACCGGCGACGGCGGCACCCTCGACGCCGCCGACGGCCATCTGACCATCTCCGACCGGAAGAAGGACGTCATCATCACCGGCGGCGAGAACGTCTCGTCCATCGAGGTGGAGGACACCATCTTCAGCCACCCCGCGGTCGCCGAGGTCGCCGTCATCGGCGTACCGCACGAGAAGTGGGGCGAGACGATCAAGGCCCTGGTCGTCCTCGCCGAGGGAGCGGCCGCCGACGAGTCCGACATCATCGCCCACTGCAAGCAGCGCCTGGCCGGCTACAAGGCCCCCACCTCGGTCGAGTTCCGCGACGCCATCCCCCGCACGGCCACCGGCAAGATCCAGAAGTTCAAGCTCCGTCGGCCGTATTGGTCGGGCTTGGACCGGGGAGTCAACTGA
- a CDS encoding AMP-binding protein codes for MSGEQELSYTSGAAGRPLLGHTIGSDLTRSIDRFGAREALVEAATGRRWTYRELGRAVDEVALGLLAKGVGKGDRVGIWSPNCAEWVLVQYATARIGAILVNVNPAYRVHELAYVLRQAGIGVLVSAVQHKTSDYRRMVEQVRGECPALREVVYIGEAASWGGLLAAGATVPAARLAACEKTLTADDPVNIQYTSGTTGFPKGATLSHHNILNNGYWVGETIGYTEQDRVCLPVPFYHCFGMVMGNLGATSHGACIVIPGPSFDAAATLRAVQDERCTSLYGVPTMFIAELNHPDFAAYDLSSLRTGIMAGSPCPEEVMKRVVAEMHMAEVSICYGMTETSPVSTQTRRDDDLEHRTATVGRVLPHIEVKVVDPADGVTVPRGTPGELCTRGYSVMLGYWEEPERTAEVIDAARWMHTGDLAVMNDDGYVRIVGRIKDMIIRGGENVYPREIEEFLYSHPKIADVQVVGVPDEKYGEEIAACVILRDPENPLTRDELARYCRSRLAHYKVPRYLEIVEEFPMTVSGKVRKVELRERLAKGSGAKGSGAVR; via the coding sequence ATGAGCGGTGAGCAGGAGCTGTCGTACACCAGCGGAGCGGCCGGGCGGCCGCTGCTGGGGCACACCATCGGATCCGATCTGACCCGCAGCATCGACCGCTTCGGCGCCCGCGAGGCGCTGGTCGAGGCGGCGACGGGCCGCCGCTGGACGTACCGGGAGCTGGGCCGCGCGGTCGACGAGGTGGCGCTCGGGCTGCTCGCCAAGGGGGTCGGCAAGGGCGACCGGGTCGGCATCTGGTCGCCCAACTGCGCCGAGTGGGTGCTGGTCCAGTACGCGACCGCGCGGATCGGCGCCATCCTCGTCAACGTCAACCCGGCCTATCGCGTACACGAGTTGGCGTATGTGCTGCGCCAGGCCGGGATCGGCGTGCTGGTCTCGGCCGTGCAGCACAAGACCAGCGACTACCGCCGGATGGTCGAGCAGGTGCGGGGCGAGTGCCCGGCGCTGCGCGAGGTGGTCTACATCGGCGAGGCGGCCTCCTGGGGCGGCCTCCTGGCCGCGGGCGCCACCGTCCCGGCCGCCCGGCTCGCCGCCTGCGAGAAGACGCTGACCGCGGACGACCCCGTCAACATCCAGTACACCTCCGGCACCACCGGCTTCCCCAAGGGCGCCACCCTCTCCCACCACAACATCCTCAACAACGGCTACTGGGTGGGCGAGACGATCGGCTACACGGAACAGGACCGGGTCTGTCTTCCCGTCCCCTTCTACCACTGCTTCGGCATGGTGATGGGCAACCTGGGCGCCACCTCCCACGGAGCCTGCATCGTCATCCCCGGCCCGTCCTTCGACGCCGCCGCCACCCTGCGGGCGGTGCAGGACGAGCGCTGCACCTCCCTCTACGGCGTACCGACCATGTTCATCGCCGAGCTCAACCACCCCGACTTCGCCGCCTACGACCTCTCCTCGCTCCGTACGGGCATCATGGCGGGCTCGCCGTGCCCCGAGGAGGTGATGAAGCGGGTGGTCGCCGAGATGCACATGGCCGAGGTGTCCATCTGCTACGGGATGACCGAGACCTCGCCGGTCTCCACCCAGACCCGCCGGGACGACGACCTGGAACACCGCACCGCGACCGTCGGCCGGGTGCTGCCGCACATCGAGGTCAAGGTCGTCGACCCGGCGGACGGGGTGACCGTGCCGCGCGGCACGCCCGGCGAACTGTGCACCCGCGGCTACAGCGTGATGCTCGGCTACTGGGAGGAGCCCGAGCGCACCGCCGAGGTCATCGACGCCGCCCGCTGGATGCACACCGGCGATCTCGCGGTGATGAACGACGACGGGTACGTACGGATCGTCGGCCGTATCAAGGACATGATCATCCGGGGCGGGGAGAACGTGTATCCGCGGGAGATCGAGGAGTTCCTCTACTCCCACCCCAAGATCGCCGACGTCCAGGTCGTCGGCGTACCCGACGAGAAGTACGGCGAGGAGATCGCCGCCTGCGTCATCCTGCGCGACCCCGAAAACCCCCTCACCCGCGACGAGTTGGCCCGCTACTGCCGCTCCCGCCTGGCGCACTACAAGGTGCCGCGCTATCTGGAGATCGTCGAGGAGTTCCCGATGACGGTCAGCGGCAAGGTTCGCAAGGTGGAGCTGCGGGAGCGGCTGGCGAAGGGGTCGGGGGCGAAGGGGTCGGGGGCGGTGCGCTAG
- a CDS encoding MmcQ/YjbR family DNA-binding protein, giving the protein MIDAKTLRAVCLGFNGATEEFPFPRHPDVSTFKVGGKIFALTTLTAAPLTVSLKCDPELAERLRAEYPEVVPGYHLNKRHWNTVSLVGGLPDRLVRDMIEDSYDLIVASLPRAQQLLLDWPGVREH; this is encoded by the coding sequence ATGATCGACGCGAAGACGCTGCGGGCCGTCTGTCTGGGCTTCAATGGCGCCACCGAGGAATTCCCGTTTCCGCGGCACCCGGACGTGTCGACCTTCAAGGTCGGCGGCAAGATCTTCGCGCTGACGACGCTGACGGCCGCCCCGCTCACGGTGAGCCTCAAATGCGACCCGGAGCTGGCGGAACGGCTGCGTGCCGAGTATCCCGAGGTGGTGCCGGGCTATCACCTCAACAAGCGGCACTGGAACACCGTTTCGCTGGTCGGCGGCCTCCCCGACCGGCTGGTCCGCGACATGATCGAGGACTCCTACGATCTGATCGTGGCCTCCCTGCCGCGCGCCCAGCAGCTGCTTCTGGACTGGCCGGGGGTGCGCGAACACTGA
- a CDS encoding GNAT family N-acetyltransferase: MVIRTPDASDLAALQEIERAAGEAFRGLGMASIADDDPPSVDELLRYRAARRLLAAYGESGRGGRGKAAPGGRGKAGPGGPPVGYLFWEPVDGCVHIEQVSVHPDHARRGIGRALIDRAEGEGRGAAALTLTTFAEVPWNAPYYTRLGFRVLDDGELTPGLREIRAEEARRGLDRWPRVGMRRPRAARADGR; the protein is encoded by the coding sequence GTGGTGATCCGCACCCCGGACGCGTCCGACCTGGCCGCGTTGCAGGAGATCGAACGGGCCGCGGGCGAGGCCTTCCGCGGGCTCGGCATGGCGTCGATCGCGGACGACGATCCGCCGAGCGTCGACGAACTGCTGCGCTACCGGGCGGCGCGGCGGCTGCTGGCGGCGTACGGGGAATCGGGGCGGGGTGGGCGGGGGAAGGCTGCGCCGGGTGGGCGGGGGAAGGCCGGGCCGGGCGGGCCGCCGGTCGGCTATCTGTTCTGGGAGCCCGTCGACGGCTGTGTCCACATCGAGCAGGTGTCCGTCCATCCGGACCATGCCCGGCGGGGCATCGGGCGGGCGCTGATCGACCGGGCCGAGGGCGAGGGGCGGGGCGCGGCGGCGCTGACCCTGACGACGTTCGCCGAGGTGCCGTGGAACGCCCCGTACTACACGCGGCTCGGGTTCCGGGTGCTCGACGACGGCGAACTCACCCCGGGGCTGCGGGAGATCCGTGCCGAGGAGGCGCGGCGGGGGCTGGACCGCTGGCCGCGGGTGGGGATGCGGCGGCCGCGCGCCGCCCGTGCGGACGGGCGATAA
- a CDS encoding catalase, which translates to MSKPTLTTESGAPVADNQNSATAGVGGPIILQDQHLLEKLARFNRERIPERVVHARGSGAYGYFEVTDDVTAYTRADFLNTVGKRTETFLRFSTVADNLGGPDAARDPRGFALKFYTEEGNYDLVGNNTPVFFIKDPIKFPDFIHSQKRDPFTGKQEPDNVWDFWAHAPEATHQITWLMGDRGIPASYRHMNGYGSHTYQWTNAEGEAFFVKYHFKTNQGIRCLSSEQGAELSGKDPNSHQTDLLQSIERGVYPSWTLYVQIMPAAEAANYRFNPFDLTKVWPHADYPLQRVGRLVLDRNPDNVFAEVEQSAFSPNNFVPGIGPSPDKMLQGRLFAYADAHRYRLGVNHTQLPVNAPKATRANNYGRDGLMATNGYDRHAKNYEPNSYDGPAQTNEALSAPLAISGYTGTHEAPAHTKDDDFFQAGELYRLMSEDEKKRLVENIAGGLSQVGRDDVIEKNLAHFHAADQDYGKRVEARVRELRED; encoded by the coding sequence ATGTCGAAGCCCACGCTGACGACCGAGTCCGGCGCCCCGGTCGCCGACAACCAGAACTCCGCCACCGCCGGCGTCGGCGGCCCGATCATCCTCCAGGACCAGCACCTGCTGGAGAAGCTCGCGCGGTTCAACCGTGAGCGCATCCCGGAGCGCGTCGTGCACGCCCGGGGCTCCGGCGCGTACGGCTACTTCGAGGTGACCGACGACGTCACGGCCTACACCCGCGCCGACTTCCTGAACACCGTCGGCAAGCGCACGGAGACGTTCCTGCGCTTCTCGACCGTCGCCGACAACCTGGGCGGCCCGGACGCGGCCCGCGACCCGCGCGGCTTCGCCCTGAAGTTCTACACCGAAGAGGGCAACTACGACCTCGTCGGCAACAACACCCCGGTGTTCTTCATCAAGGACCCGATCAAGTTCCCCGACTTCATCCACTCGCAGAAGCGCGACCCGTTCACCGGCAAGCAGGAGCCGGACAACGTCTGGGACTTCTGGGCGCACGCCCCCGAGGCCACCCACCAGATCACCTGGCTCATGGGCGACCGCGGCATCCCGGCCTCCTACCGCCACATGAACGGCTACGGCTCGCACACCTACCAGTGGACGAACGCCGAGGGCGAAGCCTTCTTCGTCAAGTACCACTTCAAGACGAACCAGGGCATCCGCTGCCTGAGCAGCGAGCAGGGCGCCGAGCTGTCGGGCAAGGACCCCAACTCGCACCAGACCGACCTGCTCCAGTCCATCGAGCGGGGCGTGTACCCCTCCTGGACGCTGTACGTGCAGATCATGCCGGCGGCCGAGGCGGCGAACTACCGCTTCAACCCGTTCGACCTGACCAAGGTGTGGCCGCACGCCGACTACCCGCTCCAGCGGGTCGGCCGCCTCGTGCTGGACCGCAACCCCGACAACGTCTTCGCCGAGGTCGAGCAGTCCGCCTTCTCGCCGAACAACTTCGTGCCCGGCATCGGCCCGTCCCCGGACAAGATGCTCCAGGGCCGGCTGTTCGCCTACGCCGACGCGCACCGCTACCGCCTGGGCGTCAACCACACCCAGCTGCCGGTGAACGCCCCCAAGGCGACCCGTGCCAACAACTACGGCCGGGACGGCCTGATGGCCACCAACGGCTACGACCGGCACGCCAAGAACTACGAGCCGAACTCCTACGACGGCCCGGCGCAGACCAACGAGGCGCTCTCCGCCCCGCTGGCGATCTCCGGCTACACGGGCACCCACGAGGCCCCGGCGCACACCAAGGACGACGACTTCTTCCAGGCCGGTGAGCTCTACCGCCTGATGTCCGAGGACGAGAAGAAGCGTCTGGTGGAGAACATCGCCGGCGGCCTGTCCCAGGTCGGCCGCGACGATGTGATCGAGAAGAACCTCGCCCACTTCCACGCCGCCGACCAGGACTACGGCAAGCGCGTCGAGGCGCGCGTCCGCGAGCTGCGCGAGGACTGA
- a CDS encoding 2-hydroxy-3-oxopropionate reductase, with protein MSNLPKIAWIGLGIMGSPMAENLIKAGYAVTGYTLEADKLERLANNGGTAAGSIAEAVADADVVITMVPASPHVEAIAYGPDGILDNAKTGALLIDMSSITPQTSIDLAKAAGAKGIRVLDAPVSGGEAGAIEAVLSIMVGGEQADFDAARPLLEALGKTIVLCGPHGSGQTVKAANQLIVAVNIQACAEAVVFLEKSGVDLAAALDVLNGGLAGSTVLARKKDNFKNRDFKPGFRIDLHHKDMGIVTDAARTVGAALPVGAVVANLVASLRAQGDGGLDHSALLRGVERLSGHTIEG; from the coding sequence ATGAGCAATCTGCCCAAGATCGCGTGGATCGGCCTGGGCATCATGGGCTCCCCCATGGCCGAGAACCTGATCAAGGCCGGTTACGCGGTCACCGGCTACACCCTTGAGGCCGACAAGCTGGAGCGCCTGGCCAACAACGGTGGCACGGCGGCCGGTTCGATCGCCGAGGCCGTCGCCGACGCCGACGTCGTGATCACCATGGTCCCGGCCTCCCCGCACGTCGAGGCCATCGCCTACGGCCCCGACGGCATCCTGGACAACGCCAAGACCGGCGCCCTGCTGATCGACATGTCCTCGATCACCCCGCAGACCTCCATCGACCTGGCCAAGGCCGCCGGCGCCAAGGGCATCCGCGTCCTGGACGCCCCCGTCTCCGGCGGCGAGGCCGGCGCCATCGAGGCCGTCCTGTCGATCATGGTCGGCGGCGAGCAGGCCGACTTCGACGCCGCCCGCCCCCTCCTGGAGGCCCTGGGCAAGACCATCGTGCTGTGCGGCCCGCACGGCTCCGGCCAGACCGTCAAGGCCGCCAACCAGCTCATCGTCGCCGTCAACATCCAGGCCTGCGCCGAAGCCGTCGTCTTCCTGGAGAAGTCCGGCGTCGACCTCGCCGCCGCCCTCGACGTCCTGAACGGCGGCCTTGCCGGCTCCACCGTCCTTGCCCGCAAGAAGGACAACTTCAAGAACCGCGACTTCAAGCCCGGCTTCCGCATCGACCTGCACCACAAGGACATGGGCATCGTCACCGACGCCGCCCGCACCGTCGGCGCCGCCCTGCCCGTCGGCGCGGTCGTCGCCAACCTGGTCGCCTCCCTGCGCGCCCAGGGCGACGGCGGCCTCGACCACTCCGCCCTCCTCCGCGGCGTCGAACGCCTCTCCGGCCACACCATCGAAGGCTGA
- a CDS encoding TIM barrel protein, with amino-acid sequence MGFPDTRFNVNLSILFTELPLLERPAAARAAGFTAVELWWPWVDAPVPEQAELDALRDALDDAGTRLVGLNFYAGQLPGPDRGALSIPGEESEKFRANVPVAIEFATSLGCTTFNALYGNRVEGVAPEEQDRLALENLAFAARAVAEVDGTLIIEALNAPESPKCPIVSAPKAIEVVDAVNAATGLDNARFLMDLYHLSMNGEDLDEVIDRYTDKTAHVQIADNPGRGAPGTGELDFDALLDRLKKAGYDGWIGLEYKPGEAPSASSFAWLPAPLRAAP; translated from the coding sequence ATGGGTTTCCCGGACACGCGCTTCAACGTCAATCTGTCGATCCTGTTCACCGAGCTTCCGTTGCTGGAGCGGCCGGCGGCCGCGCGGGCGGCGGGCTTCACGGCGGTGGAGCTGTGGTGGCCGTGGGTGGACGCCCCGGTCCCCGAGCAGGCGGAGCTGGACGCGCTGCGCGACGCCCTCGACGACGCCGGCACCCGCCTGGTGGGCCTGAACTTCTACGCCGGACAGCTGCCCGGCCCGGACCGCGGCGCCCTGTCGATCCCGGGCGAGGAGTCGGAGAAGTTCCGCGCGAACGTGCCCGTCGCGATCGAGTTCGCCACGTCGCTGGGGTGCACCACGTTCAACGCCCTGTACGGCAACCGCGTCGAGGGCGTCGCACCGGAGGAGCAGGACCGGCTCGCGCTGGAGAACCTGGCCTTCGCGGCCCGTGCGGTGGCCGAGGTCGACGGCACGCTGATCATCGAGGCGCTCAACGCCCCGGAGTCGCCGAAGTGCCCGATCGTCTCCGCCCCGAAGGCGATCGAGGTGGTCGACGCGGTGAACGCGGCGACCGGCCTGGACAACGCCCGCTTCCTGATGGACCTGTACCACCTGTCGATGAACGGCGAGGACCTCGATGAGGTCATCGACCGCTACACCGACAAGACGGCGCACGTCCAGATCGCGGACAACCCCGGCCGCGGCGCCCCCGGCACCGGCGAGCTGGACTTCGACGCCCTGCTCGACCGCCTGAAGAAGGCCGGCTACGACGGCTGGATCGGCCTGGAGTACAAGCCGGGCGAGGCCCCGAGCGCTTCGTCGTTCGCCTGGCTGCCCGCCCCGCTGCGCGCCGCCCCGTAA
- a CDS encoding helix-turn-helix domain-containing protein, giving the protein MTEPADHPFVQAVKPLVDAMGGEMVAPDLAQGDDVVLTWEGQDRVAVRLPHLSDSLDHILAELQRRHGMPLAELDRKTKQSVVRILEARGAFSVRHGVETVAGALGVSRFTVYNYLNRENASKSANSQAEGV; this is encoded by the coding sequence GTGACCGAACCCGCCGACCACCCGTTCGTCCAGGCGGTCAAGCCGCTGGTGGACGCGATGGGCGGAGAGATGGTCGCGCCGGACCTGGCCCAGGGCGACGACGTCGTCCTGACCTGGGAAGGGCAGGACCGGGTGGCCGTACGGCTGCCGCATCTGTCCGATTCGCTCGACCACATCCTCGCCGAGCTCCAGCGCCGCCACGGCATGCCGCTGGCCGAGCTGGACCGCAAGACCAAACAGTCGGTGGTACGGATCCTGGAGGCGCGCGGCGCCTTCTCCGTACGGCACGGGGTGGAGACGGTCGCGGGCGCGCTCGGCGTCAGCCGCTTCACCGTGTACAACTACCTGAACCGCGAAAACGCGTCCAAGAGCGCAAACTCGCAGGCAGAAGGCGTGTAG
- the uraD gene encoding 2-oxo-4-hydroxy-4-carboxy-5-ureidoimidazoline decarboxylase: MSSSSTPGLSRLNDADDDAASAALHEVCASRAWGSKILARRPFATTDALLDASDAAMAELTAGDLAEAMAGHPPIGRPKPGDPTSSREQSGMAGASDDLKAEMLELNLAYQEKFGHVFLICATGRTGEQMRDAVRNRIDNAPEQEREIVRGELGKINRIRLTRLTERAEGDAA; encoded by the coding sequence GTGTCTTCGAGTTCGACCCCGGGTCTTTCCCGGCTCAACGACGCCGACGACGATGCGGCCTCGGCCGCACTGCACGAGGTGTGTGCCAGCCGGGCATGGGGGAGCAAGATCCTCGCCCGGCGTCCCTTCGCCACCACCGACGCCCTCCTCGACGCCAGTGACGCCGCCATGGCCGAGCTGACCGCCGGGGATCTGGCCGAGGCGATGGCCGGGCACCCGCCCATCGGCCGGCCCAAGCCGGGCGATCCGACCTCCTCCCGCGAGCAGAGCGGGATGGCGGGCGCCTCCGACGACCTCAAGGCGGAGATGCTCGAGCTCAACCTGGCCTACCAGGAGAAGTTCGGGCACGTCTTCCTGATCTGCGCCACCGGCCGCACCGGTGAGCAGATGCGTGATGCCGTCCGTAACCGGATCGACAACGCGCCGGAACAGGAACGGGAGATCGTGCGGGGGGAACTCGGCAAGATCAACCGGATCCGCCTGACCCGTCTGACCGAACGCGCAGAAGGAGACGCAGCATGA
- the uraH gene encoding hydroxyisourate hydrolase, with protein sequence MSSETAAPTSVSTHILDTSVGRPAEGVALTLSVRAGREGAWTAHGAGKTDADGRCKDLPPLPDGTTHVRLDFEVEDYFATEHGQPQQAEEQQDAPRVRDSGAFFPEVAITFAVKPGEHYHVPLLLNPFGYSVYRGS encoded by the coding sequence ATGAGCAGCGAGACGGCTGCACCGACGTCGGTGTCCACGCACATCCTGGACACCAGCGTGGGCCGGCCCGCCGAGGGCGTCGCTCTCACGCTCTCGGTGCGCGCCGGACGCGAAGGTGCCTGGACCGCCCACGGAGCCGGCAAGACCGACGCCGACGGGCGCTGCAAGGACCTGCCGCCCCTGCCGGACGGCACCACCCATGTACGCCTCGACTTCGAGGTCGAGGACTACTTCGCCACAGAGCACGGTCAACCACAGCAAGCCGAGGAACAGCAGGACGCCCCCCGCGTAAGGGACAGCGGAGCCTTCTTCCCGGAGGTGGCAATCACCTTTGCCGTCAAGCCGGGCGAGCACTACCACGTACCGCTGCTGCTCAACCCGTTCGGCTACTCCGTATACCGAGGGAGCTAG
- the pucL gene encoding factor-independent urate hydroxylase yields the protein MPTILGQNQYGKAENRVVRITRDGDTHHIKDLNVSVALSGDLEEVHLSGSNAHCLPTDTTKNTVYAFAKEYGIESAEQFGIHLARHFVTSQEPIKRARIRIEEYAWERIETSDANSRFIGSDDVKHSFVRKGQETRLTEITYDGEAWQVISGLKDLVVMNSTNSEFWGYIKDKYTTLKEAYDRILATEVSGRWRFNWTDDEQRMPNWERSYEQVKKHMLHAFAETYSLSLQQTLYQMGSRIINNRSEIDEVRFSLPNKHHFLVDLEPFGLKNDNEVYYAADRPYGLIEATVLRDGVEALIPVDLSNL from the coding sequence ATGCCCACGATTCTCGGCCAGAACCAGTACGGCAAAGCGGAAAACCGCGTCGTGCGGATCACCCGCGACGGGGACACGCACCACATCAAGGACCTCAACGTCTCGGTCGCGCTCTCCGGCGACCTGGAAGAGGTCCACCTCTCCGGCTCCAACGCCCACTGCCTGCCGACCGACACGACCAAGAACACCGTGTACGCCTTCGCCAAGGAGTACGGGATCGAGTCGGCCGAGCAGTTCGGCATCCACCTGGCCCGGCACTTCGTCACCAGCCAGGAGCCGATCAAGCGGGCCCGTATCCGCATCGAGGAATACGCCTGGGAGCGGATCGAGACCTCCGACGCCAACTCCCGCTTCATCGGGTCGGACGACGTCAAGCACTCCTTCGTCCGCAAGGGCCAGGAGACCCGCCTGACCGAGATCACCTACGACGGTGAGGCGTGGCAGGTCATCTCCGGTCTCAAGGACCTGGTGGTGATGAACTCCACCAACTCGGAGTTCTGGGGCTACATCAAGGACAAGTACACGACGCTGAAGGAGGCGTACGACCGCATCCTCGCCACCGAGGTATCCGGCCGCTGGCGGTTCAACTGGACCGACGACGAGCAGCGGATGCCCAACTGGGAGCGTTCGTACGAGCAGGTCAAGAAGCACATGCTGCACGCCTTCGCGGAGACCTACAGCCTGTCGCTCCAGCAGACCCTGTACCAGATGGGGTCGCGCATCATCAACAACCGCTCCGAGATCGACGAGGTGCGGTTCTCCCTCCCGAACAAGCACCACTTCCTGGTGGACCTGGAGCCGTTCGGGCTCAAGAACGACAACGAGGTCTACTACGCGGCGGATCGCCCGTACGGCCTGATCGAAGCCACTGTTCTGCGCGACGGTGTCGAAGCCCTGATCCCGGTGGATCTGTCGAACCTCTGA